The genomic stretch TTCTCCAACACGCCTTATCTTTCGGGGAATGTCAAGTTCTGTGACACGGATGTTGAACTCGTCGAGAGGCAGTTGCGGTTTTTGGGAAAACAATCCTCCGCCTTTACGCTTTCCCGCGTAATTCGTAAGAAAAGTTATTGCCTGGCTAAGCCTTGTAAGGGTGTCCTTGACCTCTTCGGATTGCTTATCCTCCGTAGTGCGCTCTAAGCCTTCCTTGCCCTCCTCGCCTTCCTCTGTTAAGCTCGATGTTTCCGAGATATGAAGTATGCCCTCTTCCTGGAGCGTTTTAAGAAGTGCTTCACGTTCCTCTATATGAGTCGCAATGAGGACTTTTTCTACCTTTGCTGTTCCCACAACTCACAAACTTTTTCGGTAACGTACTCGGCGGCTTCCGAGAGATTTTTAGATGCACGTTTCTTGAGTTCCTCCGCTTCCTTTTCGGCGTCTTTTTTGATTCTCAGGGCTTCCTCTTTTGCCTCTTCCTCCGACCGCTTCCGCGCATCATCCAGAGCCTTGTCGCGCTCTTGAGAGAGTGACTGAAGTTCCCTCTCGGAGCGCTCGGCAAACTCCTTCATCTGGTTCTCGTTTTTTTCTTCGGCGGTCTTTATCATCTCCGCCGCTTGTCTTTCGGCCTCGCGTATTTCTTTCAAGAGATCGTTAGCCAAGGGGGCACTCCTTTTTATGCTCGAGTTGAATTGAATTATACGAGGCTCCAATCAACTGTCAACCTGAAGATTCAACTCAGAAAGAATTCATCTCCGGTGTCAATCTTAACCAGTCACGCAGCAGTCTTGACCTGGCATGTTTAATGAGTATCATCACGGAGATTTCGCTAACAACGGAGGCAATCGATGAAGAAAATAATGATGCTTTCAATAATCTGCTTTGCAGCCTTGAGCTTGCTTAACTGCGGAGATAAAACAACCAAGAACGAGCCTGGAAAAATGGAGAATGTAGAAATGAAAAAAGGAGAACCGGATGCTTTCGGAATCGGTCGCTACACCGGTCAGTCAACCGTTACAGACAGGCAGAAGATAGCGGCTGAGGTCAAGGACGTTGAGATACCTCTTGCGGGCACCGAAAAAGCCACCATAGAAACCAACAAGGGAACTATCATCGCTGAGCTTTACTCGAAGGATGCGCCTAAAACGGTCGCAAATTTCATTCGTCTTTCAGAGTCCGGCTTTTATGACGGGCTTATATGGCACCGCTTCGAGCCCGGGTTCGTCATTCAGGGCGGCGACCCCAAAGGCAACGGCACAGGCGATGCGGGCTACAACATTGTCTTCGAGAAGAACAGCCGCAAGCACGAACTAGGCGCTCTGGGCGTTGCCCGCTCCGAGGACCCCAACTCCGGCTCATGTCAGTTCTATATCTGTCTTTCGCCTCAGCCCGGCCTCGACGGCTCCTACGTTGTTTTCGGCAAGGTGCTTGAAGGCATGGATGTCGCCCAGAAGATTCGCGTAGGCGACGAGATCACGAAGATTTCAATCAGCAAGTAATGCGTATCTTAAAGCTCGGTTTTCTTGTTGCCTCGGCGATTCTTTTAGCGCCGGCATGCAGAAAGGTAGTGAAACCTGCGACCTCGCTCACGCCTTCCGAGCGCGTACAGCTTGCCTTGCGTGTAAAGGATTCGCCTGTTACGCTTACAGGCAAAGAGGAAGCGCACGTCGAAACGAACAAGGGTGCGTTCACGTTCAAGCTTTACTCCGACGAGGCGCCCAACACGGTTCGCAACTTCGTGCGTCTTGCAGACGCCGGCTTCTACAACGGACTCATCTGGCACCGCTACGTTGGCAGCTTCGTTATTCAGGGCGGCGACCCGTTGGGCACAGGATACGGCAACTCAGGATATACGATAGACTACGAAGAGTCCGGAATGAAGCATGACAAGGGCGCCGTAGGCATGGCTCGCGGCCCGGACAAGAACTCGGCCTCCTGCCAGTTCTACATCTGCCTTGAAGCGGCTCCAAGTTTAAACGGCAGCTACTGCGTGTTTGGAATCGTAACCGACGGCATGAAGGTCGTAAAAGAGCTAAGAGAGCAGGATACAATAAGGAGCATTACGATTACGAGATAACATCCGTCTCGCTTTGTTAGAAGATAGCTGTCGTCAGTGAGAATTTTACCTCA from bacterium encodes the following:
- a CDS encoding peptidylprolyl isomerase, coding for MRILKLGFLVASAILLAPACRKVVKPATSLTPSERVQLALRVKDSPVTLTGKEEAHVETNKGAFTFKLYSDEAPNTVRNFVRLADAGFYNGLIWHRYVGSFVIQGGDPLGTGYGNSGYTIDYEESGMKHDKGAVGMARGPDKNSASCQFYICLEAAPSLNGSYCVFGIVTDGMKVVKELREQDTIRSITITR
- a CDS encoding peptidylprolyl isomerase: MKKGEPDAFGIGRYTGQSTVTDRQKIAAEVKDVEIPLAGTEKATIETNKGTIIAELYSKDAPKTVANFIRLSESGFYDGLIWHRFEPGFVIQGGDPKGNGTGDAGYNIVFEKNSRKHELGALGVARSEDPNSGSCQFYICLSPQPGLDGSYVVFGKVLEGMDVAQKIRVGDEITKISISK